The Nitrososphaerota archaeon DNA window GTTTGACCTACAGCACAAAGAGATGGTCAAAGAGACCGTGCGCAAGAGCCTTATCGGCGCTGAAGTAATCGATGAATCAAGTGGACATATAACCATACAGATCTTTCTAAGTCTGCCTGAGCTGAGCGTAGAAAACGCTCTAAGAAGGATGTTTCTGATAGCAGCGTCTATGCATAGAGACGCCATAAACGCGCTAAGCGACCTAGATCACGATATGGCGGCCGGTGTCATCAAGGTGGATGATGAGGTTGATAGATTCAGCCTATATACGATTCGGCAACTTAAACTAGGGGTTTCAGACAGCAGAATCCTTGAGAAGATTGGTTTAGAGGCGCCCAAGGACTGCCTCGGTTACCGTGTCATAGTAAAGAGCGTAGAACGAGTGGCTGATCACGCAGCAAGCATAGCGCAGAACACCCTTCTACTGAGGAATAAGTTGTCTGAAGAGATGCTTAGCGGCATAAGAAAGTTGAGCGAGCTCGCCGTAGGCTTCTTCGAGAGATCAAGCCAAGCGCTCTTCAAAAGAGATTACGAAGCCGCTGAAAAGCTCATTCTTGATGCAAATGTTGTCGATGAAGTGGTTAAGGATCTTCAAAGGATCATTG harbors:
- a CDS encoding phosphate uptake regulator PhoU — encoded protein: MARRYMGKERGDAEAANHWTRRIQFSGKSSYIIALPKRWVDNMKLNAGSEVTITRYGPSSLIITPKEQAPQPLRSDAVIEASAKDHPHSLIRRIISAYLLGYTIIYVKAKEGKFDLQHKEMVKETVRKSLIGAEVIDESSGHITIQIFLSLPELSVENALRRMFLIAASMHRDAINALSDLDHDMAAGVIKVDDEVDRFSLYTIRQLKLGVSDSRILEKIGLEAPKDCLGYRVIVKSVERVADHAASIAQNTLLLRNKLSEEMLSGIRKLSELAVGFFERSSQALFKRDYEAAEKLILDANVVDEVVKDLQRIIDAESSRGQGYVARLVVEDIKRTAEYATDIAEIVLNLTADKILLPRPTP